The following are encoded together in the Lactuca sativa cultivar Salinas chromosome 1, Lsat_Salinas_v11, whole genome shotgun sequence genome:
- the LOC111913438 gene encoding purple acid phosphatase 2, translated as MISYRCYSIAILWFLALNNGGLLLLSNGGTTSSFIRNEEKSIDMPFDSDVFHAPSGYNAPQQVHITQGDHVGKAVIVSWVTMDEPGSDTVFYWPQDSTQKNQTKGQMYTYKYYNYTSGYIHHCTLKNLEFNTKYYYEVGVGHTTRTFWFVTPPEVGLDVPYTFGIIGDLGQTYDSNRTLTHYEMNPVKGETVLYVGDLSYADHYEFHDNRRWDTWGRFVERSVAYQPWIWTAGNHELDYSPPIGEKKPFKPFLHRYHVPFEASGSTEPLWYSIKRASAYIIVLSSYSAYGTYTPQYMWLIEELPKVNRSETPWLIVLMHSPWYNSNTYHYMEGETMRVMFESWFVKYKVDVVFAGHVHAYERSERISNIAYNIVNGECTPVHDQNAPVYITIGDGGNIEGLATYMMEPQPKYSAFREASFGHATFEIKNRTHAYYSWHRNVDGYAVKSDSMVFFNRHWYPKNESICQT; from the exons AGGTGTTATTCGATTGCAATTTTATGGTTTTTAGCATTGAATAATGGAGGTTTGTTGTTGCTCTCTAATGGAGGAACTACAAGTTCTTTTATTAGAAATGAAGAAAAAAGCATAGACATGCCTTTTGATAGTGATGTCTTTCATGCCCCTTCCGGCTATAATGCACCTCAGCAG GTTCATATAACACAAGGTGATCATGTGGGAAAAGCTGTGATAGTGTCATGGGTAACGATGGATGAACCGGGTTCAGATACGGTTTTTTATTGGCCCCAAGATAGTACCCAAAAAAACCAAACCAAAGGCCAAATGTACACTTACAAGTACTACAACTACACTTCTGGTTACATCCATCATTGCACCCTCAAAAACTTAGAG TTTAATACTAAATACTATTATGAGGTTGGCGTCGGGCACACGACAAGAACATTTTGGTTTGTGACACCTCCGGAAGTCGGTCTCGATGTGCCCTACACTTTTGGAATCATTG GGGATCTTGGTCAAACATACGATTCAAATCGCACACTTACACATTATGAAATGAACCCTGTGAAAGGGGAGACGGTGTTGTATGTTGGTGATTTGTCTTATGCTGATCATTATGAGTTCCATGATAACCGAAGATGGGATACTTGGGGAAGGTTTGTCGAAAGAAGCGTAGCATATCAACCTTGGATTTGGACAGCTGGAAACCATGAGCTTGATTATAGTCCCCCCATA GGTGAAAAGAAGCCATTTAAGCCTTTTCTCCATCGATATCATGTCCCCTTTGAAGCATCTGGGAGCACAGAACCCCTTTGGTACTCAATCAAGAGAGCTTCGGCATATATCATTGTATTATCTTCATATTCAGCATATG GCACATACACTCCACAGTACATGTGGCTCATTGAGGAACTACCGAAGGTTAATAGAAGCGAAACTCCATGgttgattgttcttatgcattcTCCATGGTACAATAGCAACACGTACCATTACATGGAAGGCGAAACCATGCGAGTTATGTTTGAATCATGGTTTGTTAAATACAAGGTGGATGTTGTATTTGCCGGTCATGTTCATGCATATGAACGTTCG GAACGCATATCCAACATTGCTTATAACATTGTGAATGGGGAATGCACTCCTGTCCACGACCAAAATGCCCCTGTGTACATCACAATCGGAGATGGAGGGAACATCGAAGGACTAGCAACCTA TATGATGGAGCCACAACCAAAATATTCTGCATTTAGAGAAGCTAGTTTTGGTCATGCAACATTTGAGATTAAAAATCGAACACATGCTTATTACAGTTGGCATCGCAATGTTGACGGGTATGCTGTTAAATCGGATTCCATGGTGTTTTTCAATAGACATTGGTATCCAAAGAATGAATCTATATGTCAAACTTAA